The genomic interval CCCTGTCCTCACGGCAACCCAATACGAGCGGGGAGGGGCGGCGGCGGTGTCCGTCCTTACCGACAAGCGATTTTTTCAGGGAGACATAAAATACTTGTCCGGGGTCAGGGAAGCGGTTTCCGTGCCGGTTTTGAGAAAGGATTTTTTGACAGACCCTTGCCAGATATACGAATCAAGGGCGGCGGGGGCGGACGCCGTCCTCCTAATTGTGGCGGCAATGAAAGGGGCGGGGCAACTTGCGGACTTGATTGACCTCTCTCGCTCGCTTGAAATGGAGCCGCTGGTTGAGGTTCACAACGAAGAGGAGGTGGAACTTGCCCTCCGCGCCGATGCCTCGGTCATCGGTGTCAATAACAGAGACCTCGGCAGTTTTGAAGTTGATTTGTCAACATCCGCCCGCCTTGCTCCCCTGATAGGCAAAGATAAAGTGGTGGTTGCGGAAAGCGGTATAACCTCCCCGGATGATATGACTTGTTTGGCTCAAGAGGGAATCTTTTGTTTCTTAATCGGTGAAAGTTTAATAAGAGAGCCGGACCCCGGAGCGGCTCTTTCGGGGTTGATTAAAGAGTGGCGGAAGCAATGAACGGTGAAGCGATTAGAATTTCTTTACCTACCGGTGCTTTCCACTTGACAAGAGAGGGGGTTACTTGGCAAAATAACCCCTATTGATTGAAGCCACGGGAGGGATTCAAGCGCAATGAGAAAAGTATTTTCCGTATTGGCGGTAATGGCGGCTCTTTTTATAGGGGGCTGGGCGCAAGAGGCGGGGGCGCAGACTGAGCGCACCTTCACCGTCACCAACACTACCAACCCTGAGGTATCTAACGGCAATGATGCGAATCTTGAGTTTGATCTTACGGGAATCATGGCGGACCTGACGGGGGGTCTGGAAATCACGGATGTGGACTTGCGTCTGGATGTCAGGAACGTCAGTAGCGGGAGGGTAAGCGACTTGGTCGCGCACATAGTCCATCCGGACGGCGACCGGGTGGAGTTGTTCAACAGAATTTACGTTACAGGCTTTTTTGACCTCTCCCTTCTTTGCAACGGCAATAGGTTGAATAACCACTTTGACGACGATGCCGTAGGCAGTATCTCCTGTCCAATACAAGGGAGTCGGATTGTTAGTACCGGCAGGGTCCGACCGCAGAGGCATACGCTTGATAGTGCCCAGGCCCAGCAGAGGCTCGCCGACTTCAACGGCAAGTCGCCGAATTTTGGAGGCAACCACACTTGGCGGCTCACAGTCAGAGACGTTATTGCTAATAGCAGTAGAGTCAGAGTGCATTCGGCAGAACTGATCATAA from Candidatus Dadabacteria bacterium carries:
- the trpC gene encoding indole-3-glycerol phosphate synthase TrpC → MPSSILQKILDGKSSEIAELKKRFSEEDIRAAAFAAPPARSFMSALGRGEKPRVIAEVKKASPSQGVLREDFDPVLTATQYERGGAAAVSVLTDKRFFQGDIKYLSGVREAVSVPVLRKDFLTDPCQIYESRAAGADAVLLIVAAMKGAGQLADLIDLSRSLEMEPLVEVHNEEEVELALRADASVIGVNNRDLGSFEVDLSTSARLAPLIGKDKVVVAESGITSPDDMTCLAQEGIFCFLIGESLIREPDPGAALSGLIKEWRKQ